In a genomic window of Urocitellus parryii isolate mUroPar1 chromosome 2, mUroPar1.hap1, whole genome shotgun sequence:
- the LOC113198378 gene encoding olfactory receptor 5H18 isoform X1, with protein MEGNSTLLTEFVLTGLTDRQGLKVPLFLLFLMIYLITIVGNLGLIALIWNDPHLHIPMYLFLGSLAFVDAWISSTVTPNMLVNLLAKSKSISLSECMIQFFAFAFGGTTECFLLGTMAYDRYVAICKPLLYPVIMTNRLCIRLLVLSFAGGFLHSLIHEGFLFRLTFCNSNIIHHFYCDIIPLFKISCTDPSINFLMVFILSGSIQVFTIVIVLVSYTLVLFTILKKKSVKGMRKAFSTCGAHLLSVSLYYGPLLFMYVLPASQQADNGMMDSLFYTVIIPVLNPIIYSLRNKQVMDSLTKILKKNI; from the exons ATGGAAGGAAATTC gACTTTGCTGACTGAATTTGTTCTCACAGGACTTACAGATCGCCAAGGACTGAAGGTCCCATTGTTCTTACTGTTCTTGATGATATACCTCATCACCATTGTGGGGAATCTTGGTCTGATTGCTCTCATCTGGAATGACCCTCACCTTCACATCCCCATGTACTTGTTCCTGGGGAGTTTAGCATTTGTAGATGCTTGGATATCATCCACTGTGACCCCCAATATGTTGGTCAACTTGTTAGCCAAGAGCAAATCAATATCCCTCTCTGAATGCATGATACAATTTTTTGCCTTTGCATTTGGTGGAACTACAGAATGCTTTCTCTTAGGAACAATGGCTTATGATCGCTATGTAGCAATATGCAAACCATTGCTTTATCCAGTAATTATGACCAATAGACTATGCATTCGACTATTAGTCTTATCATTTGCAGGTGGCTTTCTTCATTCCCTAATTCATGAAGGCTTTTTATTCAGATTAACCTTTTGTAATTCTAACATAATACATCACTTTTATTGTGACATTATACCATTGTTTAAGATTTCCTGTACTGACCCTTCTATTAATTTTCTAATGGTATTTATTTTGTCTGGCTCAATTCAAGTATTCACCATTGTGATTGTTCTGGTTTCTTATACACTAGTTctctttacaattttaaaaaagaagtctgtCAAAGGCATGAGGAAAGCATTTTCCACCTGTGGAGCCCATCTCTTATCTGTGTCTTTATACTATGGTCCTCTTCTCTTCATGTATGTTCTCCCTGCATCTCAACAAGCAGATAATGGTATGATGGACTCTTTATTTTACACAGTCATAATCCCTGTGTTAAATCCAATTATCTACAGCCTGAGAAATAAGCAAGTCATGGATTCACTGacaaaaatactgaagaaaaatatttag
- the LOC113198378 gene encoding olfactory receptor 5H18 isoform X2, which translates to MEKKNVTTLLTEFVLTGLTDRQGLKVPLFLLFLMIYLITIVGNLGLIALIWNDPHLHIPMYLFLGSLAFVDAWISSTVTPNMLVNLLAKSKSISLSECMIQFFAFAFGGTTECFLLGTMAYDRYVAICKPLLYPVIMTNRLCIRLLVLSFAGGFLHSLIHEGFLFRLTFCNSNIIHHFYCDIIPLFKISCTDPSINFLMVFILSGSIQVFTIVIVLVSYTLVLFTILKKKSVKGMRKAFSTCGAHLLSVSLYYGPLLFMYVLPASQQADNGMMDSLFYTVIIPVLNPIIYSLRNKQVMDSLTKILKKNI; encoded by the coding sequence atggaaaagaaaaatgtgacgACTTTGCTGACTGAATTTGTTCTCACAGGACTTACAGATCGCCAAGGACTGAAGGTCCCATTGTTCTTACTGTTCTTGATGATATACCTCATCACCATTGTGGGGAATCTTGGTCTGATTGCTCTCATCTGGAATGACCCTCACCTTCACATCCCCATGTACTTGTTCCTGGGGAGTTTAGCATTTGTAGATGCTTGGATATCATCCACTGTGACCCCCAATATGTTGGTCAACTTGTTAGCCAAGAGCAAATCAATATCCCTCTCTGAATGCATGATACAATTTTTTGCCTTTGCATTTGGTGGAACTACAGAATGCTTTCTCTTAGGAACAATGGCTTATGATCGCTATGTAGCAATATGCAAACCATTGCTTTATCCAGTAATTATGACCAATAGACTATGCATTCGACTATTAGTCTTATCATTTGCAGGTGGCTTTCTTCATTCCCTAATTCATGAAGGCTTTTTATTCAGATTAACCTTTTGTAATTCTAACATAATACATCACTTTTATTGTGACATTATACCATTGTTTAAGATTTCCTGTACTGACCCTTCTATTAATTTTCTAATGGTATTTATTTTGTCTGGCTCAATTCAAGTATTCACCATTGTGATTGTTCTGGTTTCTTATACACTAGTTctctttacaattttaaaaaagaagtctgtCAAAGGCATGAGGAAAGCATTTTCCACCTGTGGAGCCCATCTCTTATCTGTGTCTTTATACTATGGTCCTCTTCTCTTCATGTATGTTCTCCCTGCATCTCAACAAGCAGATAATGGTATGATGGACTCTTTATTTTACACAGTCATAATCCCTGTGTTAAATCCAATTATCTACAGCCTGAGAAATAAGCAAGTCATGGATTCACTGacaaaaatactgaagaaaaatatttag